In the genome of Hydra vulgaris chromosome 06, alternate assembly HydraT2T_AEP, the window CTCTCTGAAACACCATCGCCATCTCCGAAATCACTATCTCTGAACTACCATCAGTGAATATAGTGTGTCCTTGATGATTGAAATATAATACTaagtttatttaacataaatccTAAACAAGGAAGTagcaacaataaatttaatcacagtttaaaaacaattttaaatcgTATCTCACtgatgatgttttttaaacaaatatgtattcaaaatttatatctataaaaatatataaagtttgtatGAAGTTAATTGTTTGTATTTCAAAATTGGACAACTACAATTGAACACAGTTTATGATTTTGTTGTGTGTTTATCAAgagttttatcaaatattttttaagatttttcttttggttttttgaaggctatattttaaataatttgcaacAATGCAAGATAttctaaatgaaaaattttgtgaTTTCAATGTTGCAGAAAAGGCTGTGATGCATTACTGCAATACCCATTTTCACCCAATAAGAGTTGATTACAaggaaaaatttgaaagttacaATAAGAAAGTGAAACAAGaatcacaaattaaaaatcaacCTTTAGATTCAATATATGCATGCAggtttacatttatatttatgttttttagtatttttaattactaaactTTGTGGtgtatttatatctattttactatatatggatttcctttaaaaaaaaaatacttacaaaataatcataaaagaatctttttatttacaattacaattactatcttttaaaaaatagtgtttttcatatatttttcatgtttaCAGATGGACATGCAAACATTTTGGCCATCAAAAACCTTATCTTATGAAGAAAAATCAAGGTAAGCGTAATAATCAGGCGATACTTCCATGTGGctgcaaaatgtttatttatgttttgtatgACAACCAACAACAATGCTATggtgttaaaaaattgtttcttgaACACAACCATCCATATGGTATAGAAGAATTTTCTATGTACAGTTCACAGCGTCAACCAAAAGGATTGTTAGAACAGCAGACATTGATGTTGATTGAACATGGGGCAAATACAGCACTTGTGACAGATAGCCTTAATAGAAGCGGTTTGAAAACTAAACCTAGAgatatttacaacataaaaCAAAAGCTTAAATTCAAAGGTtagttatttttctatatacagTGGTGTGAAAGATATTAGAATCACAATAtgttttttgtctaatttagcaattgtcatgatatatttaatttattcaacaGAGTAACTCttcaattattcaattttttcaataattaattcAATAATTATTCAACAGAGTAACTGGTTTGAGTTCCTTTTTAGTTtcagaaaactattttaaaaatgctgttGGAAAACAATTTGATTATTCTTTGAGTTgaaaaagaacaattttaattaattttgtaaattgtttatatgttgtgtatttatgtatataaaaaatatttaatgtatttatttttttgcatttttctctgTCAATTTAGTTGTTATTGCTTTTTCTATATCttgatatttacttttttttaactgatgaGTCAACTAATCAAGTCCTTGATAACTAGTGCCAAAACGTTCAACGTTGTTCTGATTAGAAACACTTTCCCAACAGCCTGGTGAAAAATGTGAAGCATCCAACATCAGTAATGATGTGGTCTTTAATCTCAGTCCATGTTGTTGAAAGGCTGTATATAGTGAAGGGCACAATAAGACAGCAACTTGTACTTTATGTCAAACTTACTTGTGTTCTGAGTTCTAACCtggatgtttattttttattttctaagtGTTACTGTTATTGAATCAATATTGAACTGatgttaaactaaaattaaactattgaatttttcaagtaataaactataaactaaactaTAAAATGGCATCATCAGTTTGAGATCAGTCATCATCAGTTCTGCTCCTAAGCACTAGCTTATTGGAAAGCCAATTTCTCAGTTACTACATCAAGATTACCATGTATGCTGGATGTACTTTAACTGTTCTAGTTTCATCATTTAAGTGAAGGAAAACTGAAATGAAAACTGTCCAACCTGCAACAGAACTATCTAGTTTTAAAGGTACACAGAACACGGCAATAAAAACACGACAGGATGAAAGATGACATGTTTGAAGGTGATCTTAAAGAAGCGATTGATATTGCGACTAAGGGTctgcatttgaaataaaaagtcttGTTAAACTCATTTTAGCAAAACAAGACAAGACAATACCAAGACAAATCGAGACAAGACCATTTCAGTCTTGTCTTGAAAAGTCTTGAATGAATCAAGACCAACCTTAAAAAATAACTAGTAATTCAAGAAATAACAAGACTTTtcttggtattttttaaatcaagactAGACTAATAACCCTGAAAAATTTCTAAGTTGAGTTCACAAATTTGACCTTGTACTAAGGGGTCATCAATAAAGTACATTACGCTAATTGGGGCGGGGTAGGGGAAGCAAAATTTTGTGAACTgggtctgtatatatatatatatatttatatatatatatatatatatatatataaatatatatatttatatatatgtatacatttatatatatatatatttatatatatttatatatatatatatatatatatatatatatatatatatatatatatatatatatatatatatatatatatatataattaggttctgcactatattaaataaagacAGTGCTGGATTTTACAGGCAGTCTTTATCACATTGATGCTAATTCAGATGGACAAGTTGAATGCATAACTTGGACAACAACTGAGCAAATAATGCTCCTGCAAAAATTTCCCGATGTAATAATGATGGATGGCACTTATAAGGcaacttatttgttttctttttctcaattgatttttttttctcttttattttacaaaatataatgcattgtttttttattaggagctgatttttttttacatataatacTTAATTCCATTAACAAATGTATAGGTAAATAATCTCTCCATGCCTCTATACACACTTGCTGTAGTAGATCAACACGGGATGGGGCGACCTGTAATACAATCAATAGTGTATCGTGAGGATCAAGCTCATCTTAGAATGTTTCTGATACGATCACATGAATGGGCTGGTTTTAATACATTTTCAACATCCATTTTTGTAATTGATAAGGCTCAAGCTGAAATCTCAGTGTTGCAGGCTGTTTTCCCAGATAATCATATTTTGCTTTGTCGATTTCATGTATCCAAAGCATTTgtacatgaaataaaaaaaagtaatttgataAGTAATGACAAAGAATCTTTATATAAGGTTAGTTCTAAATAGTTTTagttaattgtattaaaaaagcaatcaataaaaaagtaataaaaattaaaataatgctttgaaagttgtcaacttttttgacaaTAGATGTTCCATGACTTTGACAGTCGTGGAACACTAATGCTTGTTGTATGCCTTGTATAAATgcaagtaattttattttaatttcttacatttaatttattttcatacatttgttttattgttaattgtttttgaatattatttacatatctTAATTGTAAGGCTACAAAAAGGTTGTTATATGGTAACCAGCAAACATGTGATGAAGCTTTGTTGCATATACAAGAGACATTCCCAGAGTTTTATACATACTTAACAAATAACTGGTTGATGATGGCTGACATGTTCATGGGCTACAAAAGAAAAGGGCTACTCCACATCGATAATCACACCAATAATAGATTGGAACGGTTTGAtgatttgttttctattttgttaTAAGATTAATTGTTAGTTAATAATACTTTACCAAATTTGTAGGTATCACAGAACTTTAAAAGATGTTGGTTTGACATCGTGTATGTCACCAGGTAATCTTATtagcaaaataataaagataaatagagttcaacttgaaaaatcaaaacatgCTGATTTTGATCAGCGTCTTAAAATAAACACTAAGCTTCCAGAATTCCAGAAAATTTTATGCTCATGCAATCTCGTCATTCATTTTACAACATATGGTTGAACAGTATAATTTAAGTCAAAAGGAAGGATATAGTTTACAAGAGGTAAgtgtttttaatctttttttaagattgcTCTGAtttatttagcaattttattcataatagatacaatttgtaacaaaagtttaaaattgattttttttatacttacattaattaaaattattatatacttatattaattatagatacttatattatttaagattaattatagattaattatttatagcttaattaagattaattatataagattaatTAAGATTAATTATAGATACTTATATTAGTTaagattattttatacttatataaattatttttatacttatattaataagtacgatttattttattttaacgtgTTATAAAATATGaggttaaaatattttcaggAAAATAATTGCTTGCAAGTTAGATACAATGGTTGTTTGTTTCCCCTTCAAAACTGGACTTGCCAATGTGATAACGCTGCTGGTTATGGAGTTCCATGCTCTCATGCTTTCTTTgctattagagaaaaaaatatgaacttATCTGATCTAGATCTTATTCATAAAAGGCactaattatttttgatttgtattaaCAGTAGTAGtacgttaaaaaatatttaaaatgaataaaataattttaggtgGTTTGTTCCTACCCATCAAATGGCAAATGTAAACCAAGGGGACAATTTATCTAATTCATGCATGACCTTTTCAATTCAACCAGTGGCATTATGTAATTCCACTGTTAAAGAAAGATATAATACAGCTTTGAGCCATTTGCAGCCTTTGGCATCTATCTTATCTGAATTTACACCAAGTAAGTTTGATTTAGCTATTAAATGGCTGGAATCAGTTTACCAACAATGCATATCTGGAGAGTGGGAACTGcaggtaaaaataataaaatccataattattttaataaatataaatcattttatttaataagttaaacaCGAGTTATACTTGCACAAGGCTGGGGCCAATATAATCAATGaagcattttttcatttaatttttattgtaactcTCTCAACTCTGAAATACAATCTCCAAAGCTGTTAAATGAAGATGCAAGTTAAACAACATATTTCTAGGTCGTGTTGAACTGTAAACCACTTGATAATGAAGCAAGAATCTATTATACTACCTCATTAAATCTCCTAATAaatcatttacatttattttcttaatgtgCAATTCATCATGACTTGTAATCATAatgctatttaaattttgtacagGTTCAACAGCATCATTCTGAAGATGATGTTATTTCAGAAAATCTTTTTCAGACAAATGTTGAAATATTTCCTGAAAGTTCTTCTGCAACATTAGAATGTGTTTTGCCTGTATCACCTAAAGTTTACAAACAAAGTCTACAAACAAACTCTGTAACTACATCAAACATTTCCCCAACAATTACATGTGAGACTCTTCATGTTGAAAGATTGCAGACAAATGTTGAAATATTTCCTGAAAGTTCTTTATCTGCAACATTGGAATGTGTTTTGCCTGTGTCATCTCAAATTTCTATACAAAAAAACTCTGAAACTACATCAAAAACTTTTCCAACAATCACTTTTCCAACAATCACTTGTGAGGCTCTTCCTATTGAAAAAAGGTATACCACTCGAATTTTAGAAGACATTGACATTGTATTACGTAAACCACAGCGCTTTCCCCCAGGTCGACCAGCTGTAAAAAAACAGACTTTTTTACAATGTAACAAAACCTCTTGAGAAACTTGGGGTttatgaaaaagattttattcgTTTAACTTGGTTCGTCAAAGATTCTATTGCAAAAAATTCATTACAAAGTGGTAGTAAAATCTCAAGTAATGATCTTTCTCCTACTGTACCTTATATCGTTAATGATAAAAGAGCTAATTTACATGAgcttaaacaatattttgatgAATCTGCTTGGGCTGAAATTGAAGTACAATGTAAGAGCACTTCATCCGATAGTTGGCCATGTTATCATTGTCAACAAATTCAATCAGCCAGTAAACTTCAAAAGTGGATTCAGTGCGATCACTGTTTATATTGGTACCATTACTATTGTGTTGGTATTTTAAGAAAACCTAAAAGTCACTGGTTTTGTATGGATTGCAAAACCTAAttgaaaacattataaatatatatatatatatttatatatatatataaatatatatatatataaatatatatatatataaatatatatatatgtaaatataaacctatatatatgtatatatatatatatatatata includes:
- the LOC136081074 gene encoding uncharacterized protein LOC136081074; protein product: MQDILNEKFCDFNVAEKAVMHYCNTHFHPIRVDYKEKFESYNKKVKQESQIKNQPLDSIYACRWTCKHFGHQKPYLMKKNQGKRNNQAILPCGCKMFIYVLYDNQQQCYGVKKLFLEHNHPYGIEEFSMYSSQRQPKGLLEQQTLMLIEHGANTALVTDSLNRSGLKTKPRDIYNIKQKLKFKG
- the LOC136081498 gene encoding uncharacterized protein LOC136081498 — its product is MKDDMFEGDLKEAIDIATKGSLYHIDANSDGQVECITWTTTEQIMLLQKFPDVIMMDGTYKVNNLSMPLYTLAVVDQHGMGRPVIQSIVYREDQAHLRMFLIRSHEWAGFNTFSTSIFVIDKAQAEISVLQAVFPDNHILLCRFHVSKAFVHEIKKSNLISNDKESLYKATKRLLYGNQQTCDEALLHIQETFPEFYTYLTNNWLMMADMFMGYKRKGLLHIDNHTNNRLERFDDLFSILL
- the LOC136081973 gene encoding uncharacterized protein LOC136081973 isoform X1, whose amino-acid sequence is MVEQYNLSQKEGYSLQEENNCLQVRYNGCLFPLQNWTCQCDNAAGYGVPCSHAFFAIREKNMNLSDLDLIHKRWFVPTHQMANVNQGDNLSNSCMTFSIQPVALCNSTVKERYNTALSHLQPLASILSEFTPSKFDLAIKWLESVYQQCISGEWELQVQQHHSEDDVISENLFQTNVEIFPESSSATLECVLPVSPKVYKQSLQTNSVTTSNISPTITCETLHVERLQTNVEIFPESSLSATLECVLPVSSQISIQKNSETTSKTFPTITFPTITCEALPIEKRYTTRILEDIDIVLRKPQRFPPGRPAVKKQTFLQCNKTS
- the LOC136081973 gene encoding uncharacterized protein LOC136081973 isoform X2, whose protein sequence is MNLSDLDLIHKRWFVPTHQMANVNQGDNLSNSCMTFSIQPVALCNSTVKERYNTALSHLQPLASILSEFTPSKFDLAIKWLESVYQQCISGEWELQVQQHHSEDDVISENLFQTNVEIFPESSSATLECVLPVSPKVYKQSLQTNSVTTSNISPTITCETLHVERLQTNVEIFPESSLSATLECVLPVSSQISIQKNSETTSKTFPTITFPTITCEALPIEKRYTTRILEDIDIVLRKPQRFPPGRPAVKKQTFLQCNKTS